From a single Polynucleobacter asymbioticus QLW-P1DMWA-1 genomic region:
- the kdpB gene encoding potassium-transporting ATPase subunit KdpB, translating into MTKRKLGMFDAELVKPAIVDSFRKLSPSIQWRNPVMFVVYIGSILTTLLWIQSLYGEGEASSSFILGVMLWLWFTVLFANFAEALAEGRSKAQAASLRGLKKETWAKKVKAANIPENWDNRPASELVSATQLRKGDIFIAEANDVIAADGEVIAGVASVDESAITGESAPVIRESGGDFSSVTGGTRVLSDWIVVRVTVNPGETFIDRMISMVENAKRQKTPNEIALTILLVALTIVFLVVVATLLPFSMFSVAASGSGSPIQITVLIALLVCLIPTTIAGLLSAIGVAGMSRMMAANVIATSGRAVEAAGDVDVLLLDKTGTITLGNRQASNFVAASGVTEAELADIAQLASLADETPEGRSIVVLAKQKFNIREREINSIGAQFVPFTAQTRMSGVDMNGEQIRKGAASAIQKHIESLGGHFPQEVLKAVDDVSRRGSTPLVVSQGTRVMGVVELKDIVKGGIKERFNELRQMGIRTIMITGDNKLTAAAIAAEAGVDDFLAEATPEDKLALIRKHQSEGRLVAMTGDGTNDAPALAQADVAVAMNSGTQAAKEAGNMVDLDSNPTKLIEVVETGKQMLMTRGSLTTFSIANDVAKYFAIIPAAFVATYPQLEALNVMHLSSPSSAILSAVIFNALIIIFLIPLALKGVTYKPLGAAALLRRNMTIYGLGGLIAPFIGIKIIDLIISVI; encoded by the coding sequence ATGACTAAAAGAAAATTAGGCATGTTTGATGCCGAGTTAGTTAAACCAGCCATTGTGGATAGCTTTAGAAAGCTAAGCCCCTCAATTCAATGGCGAAACCCAGTGATGTTTGTTGTCTATATCGGCAGCATCCTGACTACATTGTTGTGGATTCAGTCTTTATATGGTGAAGGTGAGGCCTCTTCTAGTTTTATCCTAGGAGTCATGCTTTGGCTTTGGTTCACAGTGCTCTTTGCAAATTTTGCTGAGGCATTAGCGGAGGGTCGTAGTAAGGCTCAAGCAGCATCTCTGAGGGGCTTAAAGAAAGAGACCTGGGCTAAGAAGGTTAAAGCGGCCAATATTCCTGAAAATTGGGATAACCGTCCAGCATCAGAGCTTGTCTCTGCAACACAGTTACGTAAAGGTGATATTTTTATTGCCGAGGCAAATGATGTGATTGCTGCAGATGGTGAAGTGATTGCCGGGGTTGCTTCTGTTGATGAGTCTGCTATTACAGGGGAATCAGCACCAGTCATTCGAGAGTCAGGGGGAGATTTTTCCTCCGTAACGGGTGGCACTCGTGTTTTGTCGGACTGGATTGTGGTTCGTGTAACCGTTAATCCAGGTGAGACCTTCATTGATCGAATGATCTCCATGGTGGAGAATGCGAAACGCCAAAAGACGCCAAATGAAATCGCCTTAACAATTTTATTGGTGGCGCTAACGATTGTTTTCTTGGTGGTGGTTGCAACTTTGCTACCGTTTTCTATGTTTAGCGTTGCTGCAAGTGGTAGCGGATCACCAATTCAGATAACAGTACTCATCGCGCTACTGGTTTGTTTGATTCCTACAACTATCGCGGGCTTGTTGTCTGCAATTGGAGTAGCTGGAATGAGCCGTATGATGGCCGCCAATGTCATTGCAACCTCTGGCCGTGCTGTGGAAGCTGCAGGTGACGTCGATGTGCTCTTGCTAGATAAAACAGGCACTATCACCTTGGGAAATCGCCAAGCATCAAATTTTGTGGCTGCATCTGGAGTAACCGAAGCAGAACTTGCCGATATCGCTCAATTAGCATCGTTGGCAGATGAAACGCCTGAGGGTAGAAGTATTGTTGTGCTCGCCAAGCAAAAATTTAATATCCGGGAGCGGGAAATTAACTCGATTGGTGCGCAGTTTGTGCCATTTACCGCTCAAACTCGTATGAGTGGCGTGGATATGAATGGAGAGCAAATCCGTAAGGGGGCTGCTAGTGCGATTCAAAAGCATATTGAATCTCTTGGAGGCCACTTTCCGCAGGAAGTTCTGAAAGCGGTTGATGACGTATCTCGGCGCGGCAGCACCCCTTTGGTTGTATCTCAAGGTACGCGTGTAATGGGTGTAGTTGAGCTAAAGGATATTGTCAAAGGCGGAATCAAGGAGCGCTTTAATGAACTGCGTCAGATGGGTATTCGCACCATCATGATTACTGGTGACAATAAATTGACTGCTGCTGCAATTGCTGCTGAAGCGGGGGTGGATGATTTCCTAGCCGAGGCAACACCAGAAGACAAGCTTGCTTTGATTCGCAAACATCAATCAGAAGGCCGTTTAGTGGCGATGACTGGAGACGGAACAAATGATGCTCCAGCGCTAGCACAAGCAGACGTAGCTGTGGCGATGAACTCTGGTACTCAAGCTGCTAAAGAAGCGGGCAACATGGTCGACTTGGATTCCAACCCAACAAAGTTAATTGAAGTGGTTGAGACTGGTAAGCAAATGCTGATGACCAGGGGATCATTAACGACATTTAGTATTGCTAATGACGTAGCTAAATACTTTGCCATCATTCCAGCTGCTTTTGTGGCAACATATCCGCAGCTTGAGGCATTAAATGTGATGCATCTCTCAAGCCCGTCATCGGCTATTTTGTCTGCGGTGATCTTTAACGCCTTAATCATTATTTTCTTGATTCCATTGGCACTAAAAGGCGTTACATATAAGCCTTTAGGCGCAGCTGCACTCTTGCGCAGAAATATGACGATCTATGGTTTAGGCGGTCTTATCGCTCCATTTATTGGCATCAAGATCATTGATTTAATTATTTCAGTCATTTGA
- the kdpA gene encoding potassium-transporting ATPase subunit KdpA, translating to MSTHAILTIVLYVGVLLLLAYPLGGFIDAVMSGQSITSKKPFRFIENFIYKVCGIDPAIEMSWLSYAIGLIAFNILGVLFVFGLQLFQGILPLNPQGLVSVSPDSSFNTAISFATNTNWQAYVGEGTMSYLTQMLGLTTQNFLSAASGIVVVIALIRGFARNSIKTIGNLWVDLTRITLYVLVPISVVYAIFLVGQGSIQNFDAYKDVKTVEVAKFDAPKLDADGQPLKDEKGAVLTGPASTDQQTLPMGPVASQEAIKMLGTNGGGFFNANSAHPYENPTPLSNFIQILSIFLIPAALCFTFGRMVRDKRQGWVVLVTMILIFLTVTFAAVHFESQANPVLTNLGVDGAMGNMEGKETRFGIDDSSIFASITTLASCGAVNSMHDSFMPMGGFVPLWNMMLGEVVFGGVGTGLYGMLVFAILAVFIAGLMIGRTPEYLGKKIESYEMKMVAIAILVTPILALVGTAIAVMSVDGVAGIANPGAHGFSEILYAFTSAANNNGSAFAGLSANTPFYNSMLAIAMWFGRFGVIVPVLALAGAFAAKKKIAVNEGTMPTHGPLFIVLLAGTVILVGALNYVPALALGPIVEQLMLPVIH from the coding sequence ATGAGTACCCATGCCATTTTGACAATCGTTCTTTATGTTGGGGTCTTGCTACTATTAGCTTATCCCCTAGGAGGTTTCATTGATGCCGTGATGAGCGGTCAATCGATTACTTCCAAAAAACCATTTAGATTCATAGAAAATTTTATTTACAAAGTATGCGGCATTGATCCAGCTATTGAAATGAGCTGGTTAAGCTATGCAATTGGATTAATTGCCTTTAACATCCTTGGGGTTTTATTTGTCTTTGGTTTACAGTTATTTCAGGGCATTCTTCCGCTAAACCCTCAGGGTTTAGTAAGCGTTTCTCCAGACTCCTCCTTCAATACTGCAATTAGTTTTGCCACGAATACCAATTGGCAGGCCTACGTAGGTGAGGGAACAATGAGCTATCTCACGCAAATGTTGGGACTTACAACACAAAACTTCCTTTCTGCTGCAAGCGGCATCGTTGTTGTGATTGCGCTTATTCGTGGCTTTGCTAGAAACAGTATTAAGACCATTGGCAATCTTTGGGTGGATTTAACCCGTATTACCTTATACGTGCTGGTCCCTATTTCGGTTGTATACGCAATCTTTCTAGTTGGTCAGGGCTCCATTCAGAACTTTGATGCATACAAAGATGTCAAAACAGTTGAGGTTGCTAAGTTTGATGCGCCTAAGCTTGATGCCGATGGTCAGCCACTAAAGGATGAAAAGGGTGCAGTTTTAACTGGGCCAGCCTCAACAGATCAGCAAACTTTGCCAATGGGCCCAGTGGCCTCCCAAGAAGCAATTAAGATGTTGGGCACCAATGGTGGGGGTTTCTTTAATGCGAATTCTGCACATCCATACGAAAACCCAACGCCCTTATCTAATTTCATTCAGATTCTTTCTATCTTTTTGATTCCAGCTGCATTATGTTTTACCTTTGGTCGCATGGTTAGGGATAAGCGACAAGGTTGGGTAGTACTGGTGACGATGATCTTGATTTTCTTAACAGTAACCTTTGCAGCCGTTCATTTCGAGTCTCAAGCTAATCCAGTCCTTACTAATCTGGGCGTAGACGGGGCCATGGGAAATATGGAAGGCAAGGAAACTCGCTTTGGAATTGATGATTCTAGTATTTTTGCAAGTATCACCACGCTCGCTTCATGCGGTGCAGTCAATTCAATGCATGACTCCTTTATGCCAATGGGCGGCTTTGTTCCACTTTGGAACATGATGCTTGGTGAGGTTGTGTTTGGTGGTGTAGGAACGGGTCTATATGGAATGCTTGTCTTTGCGATTCTTGCTGTATTTATCGCTGGGTTAATGATCGGTCGTACGCCCGAATACCTTGGTAAAAAGATTGAATCCTACGAAATGAAGATGGTTGCAATTGCAATCTTGGTAACTCCTATTTTGGCGTTGGTGGGAACCGCAATTGCAGTGATGAGTGTTGATGGAGTTGCAGGTATTGCTAATCCTGGCGCGCATGGTTTTTCTGAGATTTTGTATGCCTTTACCTCGGCAGCTAATAACAATGGAAGTGCTTTTGCAGGACTCTCAGCAAATACACCTTTCTATAACAGCATGCTAGCAATTGCGATGTGGTTTGGTCGTTTTGGAGTCATTGTTCCGGTTCTCGCATTGGCTGGTGCATTTGCAGCCAAAAAGAAGATAGCGGTAAATGAGGGAACCATGCCAACGCACGGACCACTCTTTATTGTCCTGTTGGCCGGTACAGTGATCTTGGTTGGAGCCTTGAATTACGTGCCAGCCCTTGCTCTTGGTCCCATTGTTGAGCAGTTAATGCTCCCAGTGATTCATTAA
- the kdpF gene encoding K(+)-transporting ATPase subunit F: MNFIQIISGVAAVLLLIYLVAALLNPEDFS; this comes from the coding sequence ATGAACTTTATTCAGATTATTAGTGGCGTAGCTGCTGTATTACTTTTAATTTACCTAGTTGCTGCACTATTAAATCCAGAGGACTTCTCATGA
- a CDS encoding heavy-metal-associated domain-containing protein, whose product MKKIFIATLLALTLSPAFAVTSMKATVNGMVCAFCAQGIEKRISKMPSTKAVYVDLKQKTVVVEPKEGMALDQKAIIEEVKDAGYDIVKVESVPKSVAELKAELVANK is encoded by the coding sequence ATGAAAAAGATTTTTATAGCAACGCTCTTAGCCCTCACTTTATCCCCAGCATTTGCTGTGACTAGCATGAAAGCAACAGTTAATGGCATGGTCTGCGCTTTTTGTGCTCAAGGCATTGAAAAACGGATTTCTAAAATGCCATCAACCAAGGCCGTCTATGTGGATCTCAAACAAAAGACCGTTGTTGTGGAGCCAAAAGAGGGTATGGCTTTAGATCAAAAAGCCATAATTGAGGAAGTCAAGGACGCAGGGTATGACATCGTCAAAGTAGAGTCAGTACCTAAAAGTGTTGCAGAACTCAAAGCAGAACTGGTGGCCAACAAATGA
- a CDS encoding copper-binding protein: MKKFVFGILFLITSLSWAAPDWTKAQIVKVEPERHRIVLKHERIQSIDMDAMTMLFDTAPKLNLKGYKAGDQVRFQVKISDGALEVVALEKAP; this comes from the coding sequence ATGAAAAAATTTGTATTTGGTATTTTATTTCTCATCACTTCACTGTCTTGGGCGGCGCCTGATTGGACCAAAGCGCAAATAGTCAAAGTAGAGCCTGAGCGTCATCGTATTGTGCTTAAGCATGAGCGGATTCAAAGCATTGATATGGATGCTATGACTATGCTTTTTGATACTGCGCCCAAGTTAAATCTTAAGGGCTATAAAGCAGGTGATCAGGTACGCTTTCAGGTCAAAATCAGTGATGGGGCGCTAGAAGTAGTTGCCCTGGAGAAGGCGCCATGA
- a CDS encoding heavy metal translocating P-type ATPase gives MSECNTSCSCSASTPVTKASEMPSKNKAIYRIENMDCPTEEALIRKKLASVSGIESLDFNLMQRMLTVGHNLNSLDAIESALGSIGMQAVLQSGETSTKGGSIEPMPKTNWWPLAVAGITATLAEIMELLQLGNQWIVITLVIASIASGGLTTYKKGWIALKNSNLNINALMSIAVTGAMAIGSWPEAAMVMFLFTLAEVIEAKSLDRARNAIRGLLDLTPETATVQQADGSWVLTDVKAIALGALVRVRPGERIALDGILISGNSAVNQAPITGESLPVDKIVGDEVFAGTINQTGSFEYKVTAEATHSTLARIIHAVEAAQGSRAPTQRFVDQFAKIYAPAIFLLAVLVAVLPPLLMAQSWQEWIYKALVMLVIACPCALVISTPVTIVSGLAAAARKGILIKGGAFLEAGRSMKVLALDKTGTLTYGKPAQTDFFVLSGNDKYIHEIAISLAARSDHPVSLAIAHANQEQKNDLKTVDSFEAILGRGVKGVIEGNLYYLGNHRLIEELGLCSDDIENRLLPLEQQGKTAVLLTNQTEVLAIIAVADTVRETSKQAIDELHQLGVTTIMLTGDNQHTAKAIGKQVGVDEIMGNLLPEDKLKIIDSRLKKDPNVKVGMVGDGINDAPALARASIGFAMGAAGTDTAIETADVALMDDDLRKIATFIRLSKSTALILTQNIVLALGIKAIFLVLTFTGQATMWMAVFADMGASLLVVANGLRLLRS, from the coding sequence ATGAGCGAATGCAATACCTCCTGTAGTTGTTCTGCATCAACTCCTGTGACAAAGGCTTCTGAGATGCCGAGCAAGAATAAGGCCATCTATCGCATTGAAAATATGGACTGTCCAACTGAAGAGGCGCTTATTCGCAAAAAGCTAGCGAGTGTAAGCGGCATTGAGTCGCTGGACTTTAACTTAATGCAAAGGATGCTCACGGTTGGTCACAATCTCAACTCACTTGACGCTATCGAGTCCGCTTTGGGTTCAATTGGAATGCAGGCGGTGCTACAAAGTGGTGAGACTTCTACAAAGGGCGGCTCGATTGAGCCTATGCCTAAAACCAATTGGTGGCCATTAGCTGTTGCAGGTATCACTGCAACCTTGGCTGAAATCATGGAATTGCTGCAACTTGGTAATCAGTGGATTGTCATCACTCTAGTAATCGCCTCAATTGCTTCGGGGGGCCTGACCACTTATAAAAAGGGCTGGATTGCATTAAAGAATAGCAATCTCAATATCAATGCCTTAATGTCAATTGCAGTCACAGGCGCGATGGCGATTGGAAGTTGGCCAGAAGCCGCCATGGTGATGTTCTTATTTACTCTAGCTGAAGTAATTGAAGCCAAGTCATTAGATCGTGCTCGTAATGCGATTCGTGGCTTATTAGACCTCACCCCTGAAACCGCAACCGTTCAGCAAGCCGATGGCTCTTGGGTGCTAACGGATGTAAAGGCTATCGCTTTAGGTGCTTTAGTTCGAGTGCGTCCTGGAGAGCGAATAGCTTTAGACGGCATATTAATAAGTGGTAACTCGGCAGTAAATCAAGCGCCAATCACGGGTGAGAGCCTACCCGTCGATAAGATAGTTGGCGATGAGGTATTTGCAGGAACGATCAATCAGACGGGATCATTCGAATACAAAGTTACTGCAGAAGCGACTCATTCAACGCTAGCTCGAATTATTCATGCAGTTGAAGCAGCGCAAGGAAGTCGTGCGCCCACCCAGCGTTTTGTTGATCAATTCGCCAAGATCTATGCGCCAGCTATTTTTTTGCTTGCGGTGTTAGTCGCTGTTTTGCCTCCATTGTTAATGGCGCAGTCATGGCAGGAATGGATCTATAAAGCATTAGTCATGTTAGTGATTGCCTGCCCTTGTGCTTTGGTGATCTCAACACCTGTAACGATTGTGAGTGGCTTAGCAGCCGCTGCAAGAAAAGGCATCTTAATTAAAGGAGGTGCTTTTTTAGAAGCAGGACGGAGCATGAAGGTCTTAGCGCTCGATAAGACGGGGACGCTCACCTACGGGAAGCCTGCACAAACGGACTTTTTTGTATTAAGTGGCAATGACAAGTATATTCACGAAATTGCTATCAGTCTTGCGGCACGATCTGATCATCCCGTATCTCTAGCAATTGCCCATGCTAATCAAGAGCAAAAGAATGATTTAAAGACTGTGGATAGCTTTGAGGCGATTCTGGGTCGCGGAGTCAAAGGCGTTATTGAAGGTAATTTGTATTACCTTGGCAATCATCGACTGATTGAAGAATTGGGTTTGTGCTCTGATGATATTGAGAATCGTTTATTACCATTAGAGCAGCAAGGCAAAACGGCCGTATTGCTTACCAACCAAACAGAGGTTTTAGCCATTATTGCGGTAGCCGATACTGTTAGAGAAACAAGCAAGCAGGCTATTGATGAGCTTCACCAATTAGGCGTGACTACCATCATGCTCACTGGTGACAATCAGCACACCGCTAAGGCAATAGGTAAACAGGTGGGTGTCGATGAGATTATGGGTAATTTATTGCCTGAAGATAAGCTTAAAATAATTGACAGTCGCCTAAAAAAGGATCCCAATGTAAAGGTAGGCATGGTTGGAGATGGCATTAATGATGCCCCTGCTTTAGCAAGAGCAAGTATTGGATTTGCGATGGGGGCGGCTGGAACCGATACTGCGATAGAGACTGCTGATGTTGCGCTAATGGATGATGATTTACGCAAGATTGCTACCTTTATTCGGCTATCCAAATCAACCGCTCTAATTCTGACTCAAAACATTGTTCTTGCTCTAGGCATTAAGGCTATCTTCCTTGTGCTTACCTTTACAGGGCAAGCCACGATGTGGATGGCGGTATTTGCGGATATGGGTGCGAGCTTGCTAGTGGTGGCAAATGGATTGCGGTTATTAAGAAGCTAG
- the cadR gene encoding Cd(II)/Pb(II)-responsive transcriptional regulator, which translates to MRIGELATATGIQVETIRFYEQEGLLAKPARSEGNFRIYGDQHLQRLTFIRHCRSLDMTLSEVRQLLRLKDLPDENCGAVNELLDAHIEGVSNRINELRQLERQLKLLRKQCHANQDSAHCGILNKLSLPVK; encoded by the coding sequence ATGAGAATTGGTGAACTAGCAACAGCCACAGGCATTCAAGTGGAAACTATTCGATTTTATGAGCAAGAGGGTTTGTTAGCAAAACCGGCTCGATCTGAGGGTAACTTCCGAATCTACGGGGATCAGCACCTGCAACGCCTTACATTTATTCGCCACTGCCGCTCGCTAGATATGACCTTAAGTGAAGTTCGTCAATTACTTCGCTTAAAAGATTTACCAGATGAAAACTGTGGTGCAGTAAATGAATTGCTTGATGCTCATATTGAAGGTGTAAGCAATCGAATTAATGAGCTACGCCAACTTGAACGACAATTAAAGCTGCTCAGAAAACAATGTCATGCGAATCAGGACTCAGCACACTGCGGGATCTTAAATAAATTATCGCTACCCGTGAAGTAA
- a CDS encoding TolC family protein has protein sequence MKKLILFATFIGVCSSALANNLLPTDEQVKNALYSNPKIGAADARKDSLNYRADAIASGSQEFVVRGSRQNRRVTNIPGATNYQEYWAGIERPIRFWGKGGVDEKISDATKSFAGIEYADTMHETSKDLLATWFTYLKALQSRIVAEKNSQLGDQIGRIAQVRYKVGDVARLDAQLATAEQGRLKAFLELAKAQESVSGESVTQRYQGIALIKNFKWDVIPNLQTRKELLRQQFLERSHELKLAKSDADRFDLQAKRSGLDRFPDPTVGLYTANEFGGAERINGVSLSFPISGSARFSNASAAASEAEMSRQRVIETEQRISVEFERLWSQMMSRKTAAETLLNSAKSQNDAAQAAEKAYVLGEGTISDLIAARKAANENQLSADLMRLDALESYYRMRLDLHEIWDFD, from the coding sequence ATGAAAAAATTGATTCTATTTGCTACATTTATTGGAGTTTGTTCTTCAGCATTAGCTAATAATTTATTGCCAACTGATGAACAGGTAAAAAATGCTCTGTATTCCAACCCTAAGATTGGAGCTGCGGATGCGAGAAAGGACTCTTTAAATTACAGGGCTGATGCCATCGCCTCGGGTTCGCAAGAGTTTGTTGTCAGGGGCTCTAGACAAAATCGAAGAGTAACCAATATACCGGGAGCCACAAATTATCAAGAATACTGGGCGGGTATTGAGCGTCCAATCCGTTTTTGGGGTAAAGGCGGTGTTGATGAGAAGATTTCCGATGCCACCAAGTCATTTGCCGGAATTGAGTATGCCGATACTATGCATGAAACCAGCAAGGATCTATTAGCAACCTGGTTTACTTATCTTAAAGCGCTTCAGTCAAGAATTGTTGCCGAGAAAAATAGCCAGCTAGGCGATCAAATTGGCCGGATTGCTCAAGTGCGCTACAAGGTTGGGGATGTAGCTAGATTGGATGCTCAATTAGCAACAGCGGAGCAAGGTAGGCTAAAGGCCTTCTTAGAGCTTGCTAAAGCACAAGAAAGCGTAAGCGGTGAATCAGTCACGCAGAGATACCAAGGCATCGCATTAATTAAGAACTTTAAATGGGATGTAATTCCTAATCTTCAAACTAGGAAGGAATTACTACGTCAACAATTTCTTGAGCGAAGTCATGAATTAAAGCTAGCTAAATCAGATGCTGATCGATTTGATTTGCAAGCTAAACGCAGTGGCTTGGACAGGTTTCCGGATCCAACCGTTGGCCTATATACCGCCAATGAGTTTGGTGGCGCCGAGAGAATTAATGGTGTTAGTTTATCGTTCCCAATATCCGGTAGCGCTCGTTTTTCTAATGCTTCTGCGGCAGCATCTGAAGCAGAAATGAGTCGCCAAAGAGTTATAGAAACTGAGCAACGCATTAGCGTTGAGTTTGAACGCTTATGGTCGCAGATGATGAGTAGAAAAACGGCGGCTGAAACATTGCTAAATTCCGCAAAAAGCCAGAATGATGCTGCGCAGGCGGCTGAAAAAGCCTATGTGCTGGGCGAGGGCACTATCTCAGATTTGATTGCTGCAAGAAAAGCCGCCAATGAGAATCAGTTATCGGCTGACCTTATGCGGCTAGATGCACTGGAATCTTACTATCGTATGCGTTTGGATTTGCACGAGATTTGGGACTTTGATTGA